CGTTTTATTCATCCCCGGTGGCGGACTTTCATTTTAGTCTCCGAAAGTCCGCATGTGTCAGAAAACTCCGACAGTCGAGTGAGTATATTAACTCTCAACCAGGCATTAAACTATATGAATATGCTGTTTCTTTCTCTACTCACCCACAAACAATCAAGTCCCTTTATCGTCTTCCAGAAGCTGCAATATTTCAAATTCCCTGGACAACTGCTCAACATTTAAGAATGCCCTTCATTCAACCTCCTGTCCAACCCTTGCCGCCCGACCTAGATGTTTCGGGCTTGTCAATCATCGTCACTGGAGCTAGCTCGGGTTTGGGGCTTGAATTCAGTCGTCAATACCTCATTAGAGGCGCCTCTACACTCATTCTTGCTGTCAGAGACATCGCCAAAGGCGAACAGACGAAATTGCTTCTAAAGAGCGACCCGCAGGTTCTCAACTCAAACAGACAAGCCGACATTCGGGTGATGCTGTTTGATGCAGCATCATATAGAAGCATCAAGAGCTTCTTGGACACGGCGAATCATGAACTAAAACAACTCCATATCTTGATGCTCAACGCGGGTGACAATGGTTTCAATTACGCGCAAACCATCGATGGTCATGAACGCACGATCCAAGTTAACCATCTCGCGAACGCAGCATTAATCTTTGGCTTTCTTCCTCTGCTAGAACAAACAACGAAGCAATCGGGGAAACAGACCCGGATCTCAGTCACAGGAAGTCGCATGTCCATTGCTACCCCCCTTTGCAAAGATCCTGCACAAGGAACGGCACAAAATGTGTTGCAGTACCTTGACGATCGAAGACATTTCCAAGGGCTCACGCGCTACGGGGACTCGCAACTGTTAATTCTACTTTTCATCCACCGACTAGGAAAGCTCTATGATTCAGATACAGTCATCATTAATAACTTCTGTCCCGGCATGGTCAATACATCCATGACCAAGAGTCTTCCTTGGTACATTCGTGCCCCAGCAGCTACAATGAGGAACCTCAGAGGAGTAAGGAAAGTAGAGCAAGGTGGGTGGATTGGTCTGAACGCCGCTGTAGTGGCCGGCCCTGAGTCTCATGGTCAGTTGATCAGTGACACTCAACTCGAACAGTAAGTGTGATCACCACTTCTATCCACACACGGTCCTCTACTAATATATCGATAGCGTCGACTCCTTTTACAACTCTGAAGTTATTCACGCATTGGAGGAAAAGATATGGAGTGAGACAGTAAACGATGTTGCAAAAGTGGTAGATGCACCAGTGTGGGTAAAAACAAATTAGAGGTAAAGATTTCATAGGCATAAAAGATTAACTATCGCCCCGTAGCACCTACGTTGACTAGGGCAGTGAGGTGATCAATATCACGCCGCCATTCCTTCAACAGCGATTTTCCCGTCACCAGGGTGGACTAGATCTGAAATACATTGTCTTGAGGCGTGGTACTATTCTACTTCCAATTTTAGCGGTAAGTAATACCTCAGATATTGCATCACAAGGACGCACTGACACGCTAGAACCACGAGATAAGTTCTCGAGCTGAGTTCTCACTTTCAGGATAGAGGATGCAAAGCAGATCAAAAAGGTTGAACAAAACAGTGTCGCCAACCTCGATACCTGGTATTCAGTCATAGATGATACAGAAGGTGAGTATCGAAATGAGTGACGGGCATCACACGAATGCTGAAATGTAGACAAGAACTCCGAGATTGCTCCCAAGGAAATAGACTTCACGCGAAAAATGACTGGATGAGATAGATGCCCGCCATGAAAATATGCTTTGCGCTAAGTTATCTATGTCTCAACTGACTCGATTTCCAATCAGCTAGCCTGAGGTACAGTTAAAGATTATTGTTATTAGCTGCTCTTGGGCTCTCTCCGTCCAAGTAGTTAGTTTCCTCAACTGCAGCAATTCTTATGTTTGTTATTTAAGAGGAGCTCGCTGGTTCCAGCAAGAAAATACCCGTGTCAATCTACCAGCCTGATATACTTAAACCGAATGGTTATAGGATATATGTTTTTCCTGATAGATGTTCTTTTGATAGCTGGCATTGTGTCGTACGAGACCTGCGAAAGTGGTTAGCCATGTCTAGCAAGAGACCGGGGTTAACTGACTTTGTTCGAGGCTGCAAAAGGAAGAAGTTTCTGTTGTAAGATCCTGCCTTGTCCTTAGGCTCTCTGAGACTTAACAATAGCAAAGACTTGTCGAACTCTTTTCGTTCCAAGTATTTCAACCTTGAGAGAGGGCTCAAAACTGGCAAGACGGATCTTCGTGATACGGGAACCTAGACCTTCTAAGAGATCCATTGTGTAATACCTTTTGAACAAGTCAGCTTAACACACTTCTTGAGCGTATCGCGGCGTTTCAAGTCCTGAGATGAAAACTTGATATATTCCTACATTCCACGGAATTTATTGTCAACATGTGCGAACCTTGGTACTCCCAATTTTAGAAGTCGTCTCCGCGTCCTTACAAAGAACACTCAACATTGGAGGCCTTGTCTGTAGGGCCATCATGACATGTCATTTTTCGAAAGAATTAACTACGACAAAGCCCATTGAGGGGCATAAGACATTCAACCACTTCTATGTTCTCTTGGATATCATTGTCAGTAGCTAACAAAGCATTAAATAGTACCatgaaaaaggaaaagaagtaATAGTCTAAGCCTCAAAGTAACTATCGCAGCATTTCTTTGTAATATGCTGTTTCAGACAAGAAATGAGAAGACAATGGCAaggcatccatccatccatcgtACTTGAAAAGTATAAGATGACTCTTCATTCCGCCAATTCTTATTCTATTCCTTATCAATATACACTCCATCGACTGCAAGAACCGTCATCAACCAAGACACTGCTGCACTCTCACAATCAAACATCCTCACCACACACACGAAGGATAGGAGTTACTTCTACATCTACCGTCAAAATGACACAACTACCACTCAAAGACGCCGTGGTCGACTATTGCGGAGACATGGCCGCAGACCAGGGGCAGCCCGATCAACGCATTGTCAACCTCATCCGCAAGGGTATTAGAAAGGTATGCAAAAGGCACAAGATTCGCGGCAAGAACGCCAGGATGAAGAAGCTAATGAAAGCGGCGATGAGATGGTGATCCGCATGACACAGGAGAGGGGATATAGGTGTCAACATGCGAGAGGAAAGACGTTGAGAGATAGGTAGAAGGGAATTAGATATAAAACCCAGTACCTTCGTTgaaactactaatacttgcAATCACAAGAGATTACAgcgattatataatatagtaaaaggttaggtatataattaagtttaattatctataatattaataaaattagcttttattttagctttttaactttatattaaactcttaactatatatataaatttctttatctatagactttaatttaaatagagtttcttataatttaaactattatagctagaatatattaaaaagctattatttagaatatttatatttatttttaataatttaaataagaatttttaattttataaattataatatatattaatttattatattttaaaaaataatttatttttttataaggctaattttactcttaatataataatatattatattaaattattatatttcttattaaatttactatagattttcttaaaaaataaaaaggctaaagaattataaaattttataattaaatataattaatattatattatctttaattaataataattattttataaagatatattttagcttttttattataaaagtatatagaccttaaaattaaattaaaattatatataaggctttaataatctagctataaatatattaaaaatactatatatattacttagctattaagctattatcttttaattagattataaagtaatatataattaatattataattataatttaaattagcttaatatattatatattaaaataagataatttatatcttttttcttaataatcttattaaataaagaaaaagaaagtaacgtacatgataagcgggtgcaacagacaagcgagtgcaacaaaaaatcccgcaatttacatcttctcaacttaatcaattaattttcaaccaccaaatatgccagacccaaatattgaggctaggattcttcttgcacttcgtgcccttcaaaatgacccaaaattaagtctccgacgcgccgcaggcatctaccaggtccgttattggactttatatcgccgacagaagggtatcctttctacgcgtgattctatcccaaaatcacgcaaactatctgatctagaagaacagatcatagttcagttcattctcgatctggattcgcgagggtttcccccgcgactgcgttgtgttgaggagatggctaaccgattgctcgccgaccgcgagacgccgcctgtcggcaagcgctgggcctctaacttcgtcaagcgacacaaagacctcaagacgcatttcccccgtaaatatgactaccagagagccaaatgtgaagatccgaccattattcgcaactggtttaggctcgtagcaaatgtaattgcgaagtatggcatccgacctgatgaaatctacaactttgacgagactggctttatgatgggcgttattgcgagcggaatggtcgtcacaggtgctgaaaggcgtggaagaccaaaatcagtgcagcctggaaaccgggaatggattacagtcattcaggcgatcaatgccgagggccaagcgatcccgccgttcatcataggtgcgggccaatatcacctcgcccactggtaccgagaaagcaacctcccgggcgattgggctattgcgacgagtcctaatggctggacagataacgagatagtcctcgagtggctaaagcacttcgaccggtgtactaccaagcaatcaaagaatcgctatcgtctcctgatcctcgacggacaccaaagtcaccactcggtcgactttgagagatattgcaaggcaaataaaatcatcacgctttgtataccgcctcattcgtctcatctgctgcagcctcttgatgtcgggtgctttggcctgcttaagaaggcttacgggcgagaaatcgagcatttgatcagatgctccgtaacccacatttccaaaaccgagttcttgccggctttttacaccgcctaccaggccacaatgacagagaaaaatattaaagcagcctttagaggagccggacttgctcctctcgacccagaaagtgtaatctcgaagctcgatgtgcagctgcggactccaacgcctgtggaggaggtagttagcccctcgaccccttgggtctcaaagaccccaaagactatccttgaagccgactctcagcttgaatatcttgaaaagagaatcaaaaggcataaaagtagctctccagagtcaattctagaagcattgaggtcttcttccaagggaacaaagatagttatgcataaggttgccttattagaggccagggtccaagatcttgaacaggcaaataagatactaagccggcggcggagggcaaaaagaacccggctacagaaaggaggggtgatgacagtagaggaaggaaggcaagtaattgatcaaacggatgttgatgcgcaggcggtggctggaccatcgagaagtggtggtcaaggagggcctccgcgaatgaaggaaaggcgctgtggagcgtgcggcaagacaggacataatgcaaggacctgtcagatacttgtcgctatgtctatggaagaatatagcgattaattttacttaattaatagtctgttgtgtttttattgctatttctatctgagatgttgtgatgttgtgttgcactcgcttgtctgttgcacccgcttatcatgtacgttatataatattattataattttaataaagcttttattctttaatatagagttaattttattaaactttattaaaaagtatagccttatagccttataatattattttattattaaagtttactattcttaagtatcttatttctttataaaataattaaaatctcagTCACGCATAATAAAACCCAGTAAATATTATCATTTCTTGGATCTGTTTTTCCAAATGGCCATATATCGCAGTGTTTTCTAGCTATGGAAGGCATTATCAAGGATCGTTACTAACAAAGTGTGGAAGTAATATACCTAAGATTCTTTGCCTGGATACAAGAGATGTGGCAACACTTATCTATGATCGTGTTAAGGTCTGCAAGTATGGCATAGAGTTGCCTCAGGACCATTCTACAAGCCAAAGTCCAAGTCCGAGTGCGTTAAAGACCGACGCTAAGCATTTTCTCAGATTGAAACGGAATGATACGACGAGTGAACTGGAACCTCGTCGTTACTACGGATTAAAACATCAACGACTCATTTATTAATCTAATACTATCTACTTGATCCACACTAAATCAGATCCCAATCCTCTGTTCAATCGTAAAACCACCACCACTTCGGCTTCTCCTTCGGCTGTTTGCTTGGCCTGGTCCGTCTGGGAAAGCGAGGTCGCTCAAGATCGTCGGCCTCCACTCTATTGTAGGAAGCCTCCCATTCGTCCACCATAGCTGTCAACTCCCACTCTGCAAGTCGATCCCAAGACTTAATCACTCGCTTTGTATTCCAAATCCACCTCGTCGAGCCAGGTGACAGAACGTCATCTACCACCACACCTCCTCCAGCCTCGACAGTGTCCCATGTCTTCTTCTCAGCTTCAATAACATCATTGAGGTGTTCAAGCTTTTTAATGGCCTGAGTTACCAAAAGCCTATTCGGTTGTATCCACGGGATGAGTCGTGTCACCGTGAAATTTATCGAGTCGAGCATGTCGAGCATCGAGGTATCTTTGGCTAGGAAGGGGTACCACCAATGGTCATGATGCGGTGATGGTAGCTCCCATTCCTGCCTTACTTGTAGTAACGCCGCCCCCGCAGTATCCAACCAGGAATACCGTTCATCAAGCTTCTTTAGATTTTCAAGTGCCTCCAGGTTCATGTCCCTCACCTTTTTCCAGAGCAACGCACAATGGTTTATTTTTTGCTGTATCGTAGGGCTTGTTTCGAAGAAGTGCACGAACCACAGCACCCATTCGCCTTGCAGCAACCTGTATCCAAACTTTTCAGGATGGTCGTCGAGGTCCTCTGGGGCTGCTTTCTTGGCGTCTTTGAAGAATTCAAGTACGCTGGGGTCTGGACCTGGCACTTGGCTGGTTTTCCAGAGATATAGGCCCATGTATACTCTGTTTATCTCTAGATAAAGCATACCATCGAGATAGGCAACGCTAGCTTGACCATTATGTTCAAACGGGAGCGGGATTTGTATCAGGAGAGGTAGAAAGGCGTCTGTCCACTCGCGGTAGATGTACGAGATAGGCTTTGCAAGCGGTATAGACAAGGGGGTTATTTCTAACGATTCCGTAACCCAAGCTGGATGGCTTGGGATGTTGTCCACAACATATCGCAAAAGGAAACCAAAAAGGAGGGGCAAGAGGATAATGGCAATTGTCTTCAGGACAATGGACCACCTTGTCCTAAGCCGAGGTTGTACCATCTCACAGTGAGGCTGTTGTGTCTCATGATGCGCCAACGACGCGCTCCACAGATCTACAATATCATAGTTGACATTGAGTATCTCAACCCCGTCATGCGTGTTGCCGTCCGAAGACGTTTTCGGATTATGGAGATGTATTGTTGATGTCGTGCCCTGTATGGCCCAGTCTGGATGGATGCATATCCTCAGGGTGTGTATTTCTCCCGTCTCACCTATAATGAGAGGAAGATTCATACGGTAGGATAGCGCGGGCTCTTGTGCAGGGCTGGCAAGACCATCGATATCAATACTCGGTGAGCTATAGCTTCTTTCTGGGCAGGCTAGGGTCGATTTGCGCGTCGACGATGAAGTGATACTGGTGTACGCGGGCGCTGAGTTAGGGACGGGAGGTAGTGCGGGACTCTCTGGACTAGGCGACAGGGCTGTTCGCCGCCATGGTCGTCTTGTCGTCATTTTTACTTGTTCCAGTTGGCGTCTGAATGGAGAGGGAATGA
This Fusarium poae strain DAOMC 252244 chromosome 3, whole genome shotgun sequence DNA region includes the following protein-coding sequences:
- a CDS encoding hypothetical protein (TransMembrane:1 (i12-34o)), whose protein sequence is MVQPRLRTRWSIVLKTIAIILLPLLFGFLLRYVVDNIPSHPAWVTESLEITPLSIPLAKPISYIYREWTDAFLPLLIQIPLPFEHNGQASVAYLDGMLYLEINRVYMGLYLWKTSQVPGPDPSVLEFFKDAKKAAPEDLDDHPEKFGYRLLQGEWVLWFVHFFETSPTIQQKINHCALLWKKVRDMNLEALENLKKLDERYSWLDTAGAALLQVRQEWELPSPHHDHWWYPFLAKDTSMLDMLDSINFTVTRLIPWIQPNRLLVTQAIKKLEHLNDVIEAEKKTWDTVEAGGGVVVDDVLSPGSTRWIWNTKRVIKSWDRLAEWELTAMVDEWEASYNRVEADDLERPRFPRRTRPSKQPKEKPKWWWFYD